One region of Triticum aestivum cultivar Chinese Spring chromosome 6B, IWGSC CS RefSeq v2.1, whole genome shotgun sequence genomic DNA includes:
- the LOC123134589 gene encoding ethylene-responsive transcription factor ERF109, with the protein MVPRLERGGFQLPNSEQENSLFLRALISVVSGDTAAPAPHQLAPSTPPFAPAPATAAAACARCGVDGCLGCEFVAAAAATTGSSSEGEECSAASFVKNGGVGKRRAGGGGSKFRGVRQRPWGKWAAEIRDPHRAVRKWLGTFDTAAEAARAYDVAALEFRGHRAKLNFPASSSSASASASATASSRAATQPHPQRQQRPESPREKCGSNASSPVHVPRLPEQGRPVAREQEIWDGLHEIMMMDDGNFWSNPKP; encoded by the coding sequence ATGGTGCCGAGGCTGGAGCGCGGCGGCTTCCAGCTCCCGAACTCCGAGCAGGAGAACTCCCTCTTCCTCCGCGCCCTCATCTCCGTCGTGTCCGGGGACACAGCGGCCCCCGCCCCGCACCAGCTGGCGCCGTCGACGCCGCCCTTTGCTCCCGCTCCGGCGACTGCGGCTGCTGCGTGCGCCAGGTGCGGCGTGGACGGGTGCCTCGGCTGCGAGTTTGTCGCTGCGGCCGCGGCGACGACCGGGTCGAGCAGCGAGGGGGAGGAGTGCTCGGCCGCGAGCTTCGTGAAGAACGGCGGCGTGGGCAAGCGGCGGGCTGGAGGCGGCGGGAGCAAGTTCAGGGGCGTGCGGCAGCGGCCGTGGGGCAAGTGGGCGGCGGAGATCCGCGACCCGCACCGCGCCGTGCGCAAGtggctcggcaccttcgacaccgccgCGGAGGCCGCCCGCGCCTACGACGTCGCCGCGCTCGAGTTCCGCGGCCACCGCGCCAAGCTCAACTTCccggcgtcgtcgtcgtcggcctccGCGTCCGCGTCTGCTACTGCTTCCTCCCGGGCGGCTACGCAGCCCCATCCCCAGCGGCAGCAAAGGCCAGAGAGCCCTCGCGAGAAGTGCGGGTCAAATGCGTCGTCGCCGGTGCACGTTCCGCGGCTGCCggagcaggggaggccggtggcgcgGGAGCAGGAGATCTGGGACGGGCTGcacgagatcatgatgatggacgaCGGCAACTTCTGGTCCAACCCCAAGCCATGA